Proteins encoded by one window of Manis pentadactyla isolate mManPen7 chromosome X, mManPen7.hap1, whole genome shotgun sequence:
- the TCEAL9 gene encoding LOW QUALITY PROTEIN: transcription elongation factor A protein-like 9 (The sequence of the model RefSeq protein was modified relative to this genomic sequence to represent the inferred CDS: deleted 1 base in 1 codon; substituted 1 base at 1 genomic stop codon), translating into MKPCQKMEGQPENENEPKLGEEPKPEEKPEEXEEPEEEKMEGTFRERLIQSLQEFKEDIHNRHLSKEDMFREVNEIDEIRRVRSKLIVMHWKVNRNHPYPYLM; encoded by the exons ATGAAACCCTGTCAGAAAATGGAAGGACAACCAGAAAATGAGAATGAACCAAAGCTTGGGGAAGAGCCAAAGCCTGAGGAAAAGCCAGAGGAGTAGGAAGAACCAGAGgaggaaaaaatggaaggaacttTTAGAGAAAGGCTGATTCAATCGCTCCAGGaatttaaagaagatatacacaACAGGCATTTAAGCAAGGAAGAT ATGTTTAGAGAAGTGAATGAAATAGATGAGATAAGGAGAGTAAGAAGTAAACTTATAGTGATGCATTGGAAGGTTAATCGAAACCATCCTTACCCATATTTAATGTAG